One stretch of Miscanthus floridulus cultivar M001 chromosome 18, ASM1932011v1, whole genome shotgun sequence DNA includes these proteins:
- the LOC136522880 gene encoding early nodulin-like protein 15, producing MAGAAFPAVVLSLLGAAIFLVGSASAAWHAQVFVVGGEPRGWRKPTAPNEESYNHWAVRNRFHVGDFLHFKYDKNDSVLVVTRDAYQLCVVDKPTLHFEGGDTRFRLDHSAFYYFISGAEGHCDAGQRMTLRVMVPQQGDSSKAPAPADAPAAAMSPGGEDDEGGTFDPPPGPRRSSPPGSGGAGSSSPGSGSGSVSRPPPHVAPGADGNKTSAAGSMHDASSSPSLRGHRVVLGVALAALLLFLAA from the exons ATGGCCGGCGCCGCGTTCCCGGCTGTCGTTTTGTCCCTCCTCGGCGCCGCCATTTTCTTGGTGGGCTCCGCATCGGCGGCGTGGCATGCGCAGGTGTTCGTGGTCGGCGGCGAGCCGAGGGGGTGGAGGAAGCCGACGGCGCCCAACGAGGAGAGCTACAACCACTGGGCCGTCAGGAACCGCTTCCACGTCGGCGACTTCCTCC ATTTCAAGTACGACAAGAACGACTCGGTGCTGGTGGTGACCCGCGACGCGTACCAGCTCTGCGTCGTGGACAAGCCGACGCTGCATTTCGAGGGCGGGGACACCAGATTCCGCCTCGACCACAGCGCCTTCTACTACTTCATCAGCGGCGCGGAAGGCCACTGCGACGCGGGGCAGCGGATGACCCTGCGCGTCATGGTGCCGCAGCAGGGCGACAGCAGCAAGGCGCCCGCCCCGGCCGACGCGCCCGCCGCCGCGATGTCGCCAGGCGGAGAGGACGACGAAGGCGGGACGTTTGATCCGCCTCCCGGCCCTCGTCGTTCTTCCCCGCCAGGGTCCGGCGGGGCCGGGTCGTCGTCTCCTGGCTCGGGCTCCGGCTCCGTGTCGAGGCCGCCGCCGCACGtggcgccaggtgccgatgggaaTAAGACCAGCGCCGCTGGGTCTATGCACGacgcgtcgtcgtcgccgtcgcttcGTGGGCATCGCGTCGTCCTTGGGGTTGCTCTGGCCGCGCTGCTGCTGTTCTTGGCCGCTTGA